A genomic segment from Amycolatopsis camponoti encodes:
- the hsaD gene encoding 4,5:9,10-diseco-3-hydroxy-5,9,17-trioxoandrosta-1(10),2-diene-4-oate hydrolase, producing the protein MAAPEGKYVEAGSLKLHYHEAGAEHAETVILLHGGGPGASAWSNFGRNLPEFAKHYRTIAVDQPGFGRSDKPTEHPQYFRHSADAVVGLMDALGIERAHFVGNSLGGGAAVRLALNHGKRAGRLVLMGPGGLSVNLFAPDPTEGVKNLGRFAAKPSRERMEAFLRIMVHDQALITDELIDDRFAAANTPESLAAMRAMGMSFAQPGTYEEGMLWREAHRLRQRVLLIWGREDRVNPLDGAILALKTIPRAQLHVFGGCGHWAQLEKFDEFNRLALDFLGSS; encoded by the coding sequence ATGGCCGCTCCGGAAGGCAAGTACGTCGAGGCCGGCTCGCTGAAACTGCATTACCACGAGGCTGGCGCGGAACACGCCGAGACGGTCATCCTGCTGCACGGCGGCGGGCCCGGCGCGTCGGCGTGGAGCAACTTCGGCCGCAACCTGCCGGAGTTCGCCAAGCACTACCGGACGATCGCCGTCGACCAGCCCGGCTTCGGCCGTTCCGACAAGCCGACCGAGCACCCGCAGTACTTCCGGCACAGCGCCGACGCCGTCGTCGGCCTGATGGACGCCCTCGGCATCGAACGCGCCCACTTCGTCGGGAACTCGCTCGGCGGCGGCGCCGCGGTCCGGCTCGCGCTGAACCACGGCAAGCGGGCCGGGCGGCTGGTGCTGATGGGGCCGGGCGGGCTGAGCGTCAACCTGTTCGCGCCGGACCCGACCGAGGGCGTCAAGAACCTCGGTCGCTTCGCGGCCAAGCCGTCGCGCGAACGCATGGAAGCGTTCCTGCGCATCATGGTCCACGACCAGGCGCTGATCACCGACGAGCTGATCGACGACCGGTTCGCCGCGGCGAACACCCCCGAGTCGCTGGCCGCGATGCGGGCGATGGGCATGTCGTTCGCGCAGCCCGGCACGTACGAAGAAGGCATGCTCTGGCGCGAAGCCCACCGGCTGCGTCAGCGCGTGTTGCTGATCTGGGGCCGCGAGGACCGCGTCAACCCGCTGGACGGCGCTATCCTCGCCCTGAAAACCATCCCCCGCGCGCAGCTGCACGTGTTCGGCGGCTGCGGGCACTGGGCCCAGCTGGAGAAGTTCGACGAGTTCAACCGGTTGGCCCTCGACTTCCTCGGGAGTTCCTGA
- the hsaA gene encoding 3-hydroxy-9,10-secoandrosta-1,3,5(10)-triene-9,17-dione monooxygenase oxygenase subunit, whose protein sequence is MSEQVIAGVRDLLPVLRERAQDTEDARCVPAESVKALQETGFFKMLQPKSYGGLETDPVSFYTAVKLIASACGSTGWVASILGVHPWHVALFDDRAQQEVWGEDQDVRISSSYAPMGKAKVVDGGYRLSGRWSFSSGCDHCTWVLLGGPAFKDGKPVDFCTYLLPIADYAIVDVWDTIGLRGTGSNDIVVEDVFIPQHRALSFIATSKCKVPGQLVNPGPLYRLPYGSVHPSTITAPIIGMAQGAYDAHVEHQGKRVRAAYAGEQSKEDPFAKVRIAEAASEIDAAWLQLTRNIEDLYELAKREERLPVDLRLRVRRDQVRGTERAISAIDRLFENSGGRAIQRGTPIQRFWRDAHAGRVHAANDAERAYVMFGTGAFGLPVENAMY, encoded by the coding sequence ATGAGTGAGCAGGTGATCGCCGGGGTCCGGGACCTCCTGCCGGTCCTGCGGGAACGGGCCCAGGACACCGAGGACGCGCGATGCGTCCCCGCGGAGTCCGTCAAGGCCCTGCAGGAGACCGGGTTCTTCAAGATGCTGCAGCCGAAGTCGTACGGCGGCCTCGAAACGGACCCGGTGAGCTTCTACACCGCGGTCAAGCTGATCGCGAGCGCGTGCGGCTCCACCGGCTGGGTCGCCTCCATCCTCGGCGTCCACCCGTGGCACGTGGCGCTGTTCGACGACCGGGCGCAGCAGGAGGTCTGGGGCGAGGATCAGGACGTGCGGATCTCCTCGTCGTACGCCCCGATGGGCAAGGCGAAGGTCGTCGACGGCGGCTACCGGCTGTCCGGCCGCTGGAGCTTCTCCTCCGGCTGCGACCACTGCACGTGGGTGCTGCTCGGGGGACCCGCGTTCAAGGACGGCAAGCCCGTCGACTTCTGCACGTACCTGCTGCCCATCGCGGACTACGCCATCGTGGACGTCTGGGACACCATCGGCCTGCGCGGGACCGGCTCGAACGACATCGTCGTCGAGGACGTCTTCATCCCGCAGCACCGCGCGCTGAGCTTCATCGCGACGTCGAAGTGCAAGGTGCCGGGCCAGCTCGTCAACCCCGGGCCGCTGTACCGGCTGCCCTACGGCTCGGTGCACCCGAGCACGATCACCGCGCCGATCATCGGCATGGCGCAGGGCGCCTACGACGCCCACGTCGAGCACCAGGGCAAGCGGGTCCGGGCCGCGTACGCCGGTGAACAGTCCAAAGAGGACCCGTTCGCCAAGGTGCGGATCGCCGAGGCCGCCAGCGAGATCGACGCCGCCTGGCTGCAGCTGACCCGCAACATCGAGGACCTCTACGAGCTCGCGAAGCGCGAGGAACGGCTGCCCGTGGACCTGCGGCTGCGCGTCCGGCGCGACCAGGTGCGCGGCACCGAGCGCGCGATCTCCGCGATCGACCGGCTCTTCGAGAACTCCGGCGGCCGCGCCATCCAGCGCGGCACGCCGATCCAGCGCTTCTGGCGCGACGCGCACGCCGGCCGGGTCCACGCGGCCAACGACGCCGAGCGCGCGTACGTCATGTTCGGCACCGGCGCCTTCGGGCTGCCCGTCGAGAACGCGATGTACTGA
- the hsaB gene encoding 3-hydroxy-9,10-secoandrosta-1,3,5(10)-triene-9,17-dione monooxygenase reductase subunit encodes MTAMAVDQTAFRSVLGHFCTGVTVVTGRDGDTLAGFACQSFAALSLDPPLVLFCPARTSRTWPVLAAAGRFAVNVLAEHQEEISAVFGARGEDKFARVAWTPAPSGAPLLDGALTWIDCELEAVHEAGDHYVVIGRVTALGTPSEARPLLFHRGRYAVTEAARDALAALMPWPRPDDWL; translated from the coding sequence ATGACCGCGATGGCGGTCGACCAGACCGCGTTCCGCAGCGTCCTCGGCCACTTCTGCACGGGCGTCACGGTGGTCACCGGCCGCGACGGCGACACCCTCGCCGGGTTCGCCTGCCAGTCCTTCGCGGCGTTGTCGCTCGACCCGCCACTGGTGCTGTTCTGCCCGGCGCGGACGTCCCGGACGTGGCCGGTGCTCGCCGCGGCGGGCCGGTTCGCGGTCAACGTGCTGGCCGAGCACCAGGAAGAGATCAGCGCGGTGTTCGGCGCCCGCGGCGAGGACAAGTTCGCCCGGGTCGCCTGGACCCCGGCACCGTCCGGAGCACCGCTGCTCGACGGCGCGTTGACGTGGATCGACTGCGAGCTGGAGGCGGTCCACGAGGCGGGTGACCACTACGTGGTGATCGGCCGCGTGACCGCGCTGGGCACGCCGTCGGAAGCCCGGCCGTTGCTGTTCCACCGGGGCCGGTACGCGGTGACCGAGGCGGCCCGCGATGCCCTGGCGGCGCTGATGCCGTGGCCGCGCCCCGACGACTGGCTCTGA
- a CDS encoding alpha/beta fold hydrolase: MQLCGFPAAEVEFDRAGELVGDRGAAVRALAADPGVTDLVVLTHGWNDAPLVARLLYSALAGSMRAVSGGAPGRRIAFACVLWPSRKLAGPEPDAGLPERLDLLRDLVPGQRLTIDAAADLVPALTVRATARTAFAAALLSVAARGADDREDASTQLFTLPGGTVMDRLGATGFADAAAGLLDFLAYYEMKARAGDIGVRGLAPLLATLDGPKIHLVGHSFGGRLVTAAADARPAGSLATLTLLQAAFSHHAFAAGWDDGEAGPQPGVFRRVLDERVVTGPILVTHTANDLAVGVAYALASRIAGRPASAAGDASSPYGGLGRNGARRTAEAVTAELLPVGGSYRWRPGVPHNLLADRFVRGHTDVCGPQIAHALWSAIASS, from the coding sequence GTGCAGCTGTGCGGGTTCCCGGCCGCCGAGGTCGAGTTCGACCGGGCGGGTGAGCTCGTCGGCGACCGGGGGGCCGCCGTGCGGGCGCTCGCCGCCGATCCCGGCGTCACCGATCTCGTCGTCCTCACCCACGGCTGGAACGACGCCCCCCTGGTCGCGCGGCTGCTCTACTCGGCGCTGGCCGGGTCGATGCGCGCGGTGTCCGGTGGCGCGCCCGGGCGCCGGATCGCCTTCGCCTGCGTGCTGTGGCCGTCGCGCAAGCTCGCCGGACCGGAACCGGACGCCGGCCTGCCCGAGCGTCTCGACCTGCTGCGGGACCTCGTGCCCGGCCAACGGCTCACCATCGACGCCGCGGCCGACCTCGTGCCGGCGCTGACCGTCCGGGCGACCGCGCGCACCGCGTTCGCCGCCGCGCTGCTCTCGGTGGCCGCCCGTGGCGCCGACGACCGCGAAGACGCTTCGACGCAACTGTTCACCCTCCCCGGCGGCACCGTCATGGACCGCCTCGGGGCGACCGGGTTCGCCGACGCGGCGGCCGGCCTCCTCGACTTCCTCGCCTACTACGAGATGAAGGCCCGCGCGGGCGACATCGGCGTCCGCGGCCTCGCGCCGCTGCTGGCCACGCTCGACGGCCCGAAGATCCACCTCGTCGGCCACAGCTTCGGCGGACGGCTGGTGACCGCGGCCGCGGACGCCCGTCCGGCCGGGTCGCTGGCGACGCTGACCCTGCTGCAGGCGGCGTTCTCGCACCACGCCTTCGCCGCCGGCTGGGACGACGGCGAGGCCGGCCCGCAGCCCGGCGTGTTCCGCCGGGTCCTGGACGAGAGGGTCGTGACCGGCCCGATCCTCGTCACGCACACCGCCAACGACCTCGCGGTCGGCGTCGCCTACGCCCTCGCGTCCCGGATCGCGGGCCGGCCGGCTTCCGCGGCCGGCGACGCGTCGAGCCCCTACGGCGGCCTCGGCCGCAACGGCGCGCGGCGGACCGCCGAGGCCGTCACCGCGGAGCTGCTGCCGGTCGGCGGGAGCTACCGCTGGCGGCCGGGCGTCCCGCACAACCTGCTCGCCGACCGGTTCGTGCGCGGCCACACCGACGTCTGCGGACCGCAGATCGCTCACGCGCTGTGGTCGGCGATCGCGTCGAGTTAG
- the hsaC gene encoding iron-dependent extradiol dioxygenase HsaC, which translates to MGIRSLGYLRIEATDMAAWREYGLKVLGMVEGKGVDPESLYLRMDDFPARLVISPGPADRLARTGWEVAHAGELAELRSRLDSASVPYKEGTPEELADRRVVELISFDDPSGNTQEVFHGVALQHRRVVSPYGHTFVTGEQGLGHVVLSTKDDEASLRFYRDVLGFRLRDSMRLPPQMLGRPADGPPAWLRFFGCNPRHHSLAFLPMPTPSGIVHLMVEVENTDDVGLCLDRAIRRKVPMSATLGRHVNDLMLSFYMKTPGGFDVEFGCEGRQVDDENWIARESTAVSLWGHDFSVGARPPGA; encoded by the coding sequence ATGGGTATCCGGTCACTGGGCTACCTCCGCATCGAGGCCACCGACATGGCCGCGTGGCGCGAATACGGGCTCAAAGTGCTCGGCATGGTCGAAGGCAAGGGCGTCGACCCGGAGTCGCTGTACCTGCGCATGGACGACTTCCCGGCGCGGCTGGTCATTTCGCCGGGGCCGGCGGACCGGCTGGCCCGCACCGGCTGGGAGGTCGCGCACGCGGGTGAGCTGGCCGAGCTGCGGTCGCGTTTGGACAGTGCGTCGGTGCCCTACAAGGAGGGCACGCCCGAGGAGCTGGCCGACCGGCGAGTCGTCGAGCTGATCAGCTTCGACGATCCCTCTGGCAACACCCAGGAGGTGTTCCACGGCGTCGCGTTGCAGCACCGGCGCGTCGTGAGCCCGTACGGCCACACGTTCGTCACCGGCGAGCAGGGGCTGGGTCACGTCGTCTTGTCCACAAAGGACGACGAAGCGTCGTTGCGGTTCTACCGCGACGTGCTCGGCTTCCGGCTGCGCGACTCGATGCGCCTGCCGCCGCAGATGCTCGGCCGGCCCGCCGACGGCCCGCCCGCGTGGCTGCGGTTCTTCGGCTGCAACCCGCGCCACCACAGCCTCGCGTTCCTGCCGATGCCGACGCCGAGCGGGATCGTGCACCTGATGGTCGAGGTCGAGAACACCGACGACGTCGGGCTGTGCCTCGACCGCGCGATCCGGCGGAAGGTGCCGATGTCGGCCACGCTCGGCCGGCACGTCAACGACCTGATGCTGTCGTTCTACATGAAGACCCCCGGCGGTTTCGACGTCGAGTTCGGCTGTGAGGGCCGTCAGGTCGACGACGAGAACTGGATCGCCCGCGAGAGCACCGCGGTTTCCCTGTGGGGGCACGACTTCTCGGTCGGCGCGCGGCCTCCGGGCGCATGA